A stretch of the Pan paniscus chromosome 2, NHGRI_mPanPan1-v2.0_pri, whole genome shotgun sequence genome encodes the following:
- the LOC100986066 gene encoding peptidyl-prolyl cis-trans isomerase A-like — protein MVNPTVFFGIAVNSEPLGCVSFELFADKLPKTAENFHALSTGEKGFGYEGYCFHRIIPGFVCQGGDFTCHNGTGSKSIYREKFDDENFILKHTGPGILSMANAGPNANGSQFFMCPAKTRWLDGKQVVFGRVKEGMNIVEAMERFVFRNGKTSKKVTIADCGQL, from the coding sequence ATGGTCAACCCCACTGTGTTCTTCGGCATTGCTGTCAATAGCGAGCCCTTGGGCTGCGTCTCCTTCGAGCTGTTTGCAGACAAGCTTCCAAAGACAGCAGAAAATTTTCATGCTCTGAGCACTGGAGAAAAAGGATTTGGTTATGAGGGTTACTGCTTTCACAGAATTATTCCAGGGTTTGTATGTCAGGGTGGTGACTTCACATGCCATAATGGCACTGGTAGCAAGTCCATCTACAGGGAGAAATTTGATGACGAGAACTTCATCCTGAAGCATACAGGTCCTGGCATCCTGTCCATGGCAAATGCTGGACCCAATGCAAATGGTTCCCAGTTTTTCATGTGCCCTGCCAAGACCAGGTGGTTGGATGGCAAGCAAGTGGTCTTTGGCAGGGTGAAAGAAGGCATGAATATTGTGGAGGCCATGGAGCGCTTTGTGTTCAGGAATGGCAAGACCAGCAAGAAGGTCACCATTGCTGACTGTGGACAGCTCTAA